A DNA window from Mycolicibacter hiberniae contains the following coding sequences:
- a CDS encoding NAD(P)H-quinone oxidoreductase — protein MRAIIAESPKELSWQEVPDVTAAPGEVLIRVAAAGVNRADLLQAAGLYPPPPGASEIIGLEVSGIVAAVGDGVTEWAVGQGVCALLAGGGYAEYVAVPAQQVLPIPKGVDLADAAALPEVACTVWSNLVLTAGLSEGQLLLVHGGASGVGSHAIQIARQLGAWVAVTAGSAAKLAFCRDLGAEITVNYRDEDFVSRIREAGGADVILDIMGAAYLDRNIDALANDGQLVVIGMQGGVKGELNLGKLIAKRARVIGTALRARPVDGPNGKAVVVAAVTEKVWPMVGDGRITPVIGARLPIEQAGEAHRLLSSGEVTGKVILTL, from the coding sequence CCGCCGGGGTGAACCGGGCCGACCTGCTGCAGGCCGCCGGCCTGTATCCCCCGCCGCCGGGGGCCAGCGAGATCATCGGCCTGGAGGTCTCGGGAATCGTCGCGGCGGTGGGCGACGGCGTGACGGAATGGGCGGTTGGCCAAGGCGTTTGCGCACTGCTGGCCGGCGGCGGCTACGCGGAGTACGTCGCGGTGCCGGCGCAACAGGTACTCCCGATCCCCAAAGGCGTGGACCTGGCCGATGCCGCCGCCCTGCCCGAGGTGGCGTGCACGGTGTGGTCGAATCTGGTGCTGACGGCCGGGTTGTCCGAGGGGCAGCTGCTATTGGTGCACGGCGGCGCCAGCGGCGTGGGCAGCCACGCCATCCAGATCGCGCGTCAACTCGGTGCGTGGGTGGCGGTCACCGCGGGCTCAGCGGCCAAGTTGGCGTTCTGCCGAGACCTGGGCGCCGAGATCACCGTGAACTACCGGGATGAGGACTTCGTATCGCGGATTCGCGAAGCCGGCGGCGCCGACGTGATTCTGGACATCATGGGTGCGGCGTACCTGGACCGCAACATCGACGCCCTGGCCAACGACGGGCAGCTGGTGGTGATCGGAATGCAGGGCGGGGTCAAGGGCGAGCTGAACCTGGGCAAGCTGATCGCCAAGCGGGCCCGGGTGATCGGCACCGCGCTGCGGGCCCGGCCGGTGGACGGACCGAACGGTAAGGCCGTGGTGGTGGCCGCGGTGACCGAAAAGGTGTGGCCGATGGTGGGCGACGGCCGGATCACACCGGTGATCGGCGCCCGCCTGCCCATCGAGCAGGCGGGTGAGGCGCACCGGCTGCTGTCCTCGGGCGAGGTGACCGGCAAGGTGATCCTGACGCTGTAG